In a genomic window of Curtobacterium flaccumfaciens pv. betae:
- a CDS encoding carbohydrate ABC transporter permease — translation MTSTQTRPRTDAPPPRPVRPAGKTPLYKRERPLWMLLPGGVLMLAVIVVPLLVGFWIAMLDLDQYTLRQWFSAPFVGFANFTEAFTNSPLLHSIWISVSLSVLVTAVTVPIGVAAAISTQNRFPGRGLVRSIYLIPYVLPAFVVGTFFRTMLQPQGVVNSILHTDVLWLNGSASYWALAGVMIWTSWPFVYLLSLAGLQAVDNEVHEAAALDGVTWWAKLRYIIFPYLRGPLSLAVIISILHNINNFTLPFVLFGIPLPSSVEVMPVLTYIASFQSFRFGLSAAMAICSLVIVAIPLFVYLRAVKLDTGDDAGPNRKQRRADRATLAAAPTAADIDGARA, via the coding sequence ATGACCAGCACGCAGACCAGGCCCCGCACCGACGCGCCGCCGCCCCGGCCGGTCCGCCCCGCCGGCAAGACGCCCCTCTACAAACGGGAGCGTCCACTGTGGATGCTCCTGCCCGGCGGCGTCCTCATGCTCGCCGTCATCGTGGTGCCGCTCCTGGTGGGCTTCTGGATCGCGATGCTCGACCTCGACCAGTACACGCTCCGCCAGTGGTTCAGCGCCCCGTTCGTCGGGTTCGCCAACTTCACCGAGGCGTTCACGAACTCGCCGCTGCTGCACTCCATCTGGATCTCGGTGTCGCTGTCGGTGCTCGTCACGGCCGTGACCGTGCCGATCGGGGTCGCCGCCGCGATCTCGACCCAGAACCGGTTCCCCGGTCGCGGGCTCGTCCGCTCGATCTACCTGATCCCGTACGTGCTCCCCGCGTTCGTCGTCGGCACGTTCTTCCGCACGATGCTCCAGCCGCAGGGCGTCGTGAACTCGATCCTGCACACCGACGTGCTGTGGCTGAACGGCTCGGCGTCGTACTGGGCGCTCGCCGGGGTGATGATCTGGACGAGCTGGCCCTTCGTCTACCTGCTGTCCCTGGCCGGGCTGCAGGCCGTGGACAACGAGGTGCACGAGGCCGCCGCGCTCGACGGGGTGACCTGGTGGGCGAAGCTGCGGTACATCATCTTCCCGTACCTGCGCGGACCCCTCAGCCTCGCGGTGATCATCTCGATCCTGCACAACATCAACAACTTCACGCTGCCGTTCGTGCTGTTCGGCATCCCGCTGCCGTCCAGCGTCGAGGTGATGCCCGTCCTGACGTACATCGCGAGCTTCCAGTCGTTCCGCTTCGGCCTGTCCGCGGCGATGGCGATCTGCTCGCTCGTGATCGTCGCGATCCCGCTGTTCGTCTACCTGCGGGCGGTCAAGCTCGACACCGGCGACGACGCCGGCCCCAACCGGAAGCAGCGTCGCGCCGACCGCGCCACGCTCGCCGCCGCCCCGACCGCCGCCGACATCGACGGAGCACGCGCATGA
- a CDS encoding carbohydrate ABC transporter permease, translated as MTTPSTSFSTRTRPTATLTESITTGNGGRRNKRPYDTDVTRLLPRWLLVTVIAVIIAFIAVPVLYILFGSVNSDVAVARGEYFPSEFTLSNYVEIWSTVALGEGLVNSMLTAGAVAVASAALAVSTAYVLVRFRFLGRLTILRGLLALQSIPGTLLLLPVFVVFSNIASATGVQIIGTRWGLFVTYLTFALPFSTWVMVTYLRGLPKELEEAARIDGASSTKILTKIVLPLSWPGIVVSAIFAFLLGWNDVLFSTIMTTPNTRTVAVVLQVLGTTQEGGAVPIYGQMMAASIVCAVPVVALYLIFQRYLVGGLTAGSVK; from the coding sequence ATGACCACCCCGAGCACGTCCTTCAGCACCCGCACCCGCCCCACCGCGACGCTCACCGAGAGCATCACGACCGGCAACGGCGGGCGACGGAACAAGCGCCCGTACGACACCGACGTCACCCGGCTGCTGCCGCGCTGGCTGCTCGTCACCGTCATCGCGGTGATCATCGCGTTCATCGCCGTCCCCGTGCTCTACATCCTGTTCGGCTCGGTCAACTCCGACGTCGCCGTCGCCCGTGGCGAGTACTTCCCGTCGGAGTTCACGCTGTCGAACTACGTCGAGATCTGGTCCACCGTCGCCCTCGGCGAGGGACTGGTGAACTCGATGCTCACCGCCGGTGCCGTCGCCGTCGCGAGTGCCGCGCTCGCCGTGTCCACGGCCTACGTGCTCGTCCGGTTCCGGTTCCTCGGGCGGCTGACCATCCTGCGTGGGCTCCTCGCCCTGCAGTCGATCCCGGGCACGCTCCTGCTCCTGCCGGTCTTCGTGGTGTTCTCGAACATCGCCAGCGCCACCGGCGTGCAGATCATCGGCACCCGCTGGGGCCTGTTCGTCACCTACCTGACCTTCGCCCTGCCGTTCTCGACGTGGGTGATGGTCACCTACCTGCGCGGCCTGCCGAAGGAACTCGAGGAAGCGGCGCGCATCGACGGTGCCAGCTCGACGAAGATCCTGACGAAGATCGTGCTCCCGCTGTCGTGGCCGGGCATCGTCGTGTCCGCGATCTTCGCCTTCCTGCTCGGCTGGAACGACGTCCTGTTCTCCACGATCATGACGACCCCGAACACCCGGACGGTCGCCGTGGTCCTGCAGGTGCTCGGCACCACCCAAGAGGGCGGCGCGGTCCCGATCTACGGCCAGATGATGGCCGCCTCGATCGTCTGCGCGGTCCCCGTCGTCGCCCTGTACCTGATCTTCCAGCGCTACCTGGTCGGCGGGCTCACCGCCGGCTCCGTCAAGTAG
- a CDS encoding sugar phosphate isomerase/epimerase family protein: protein MTDQPSWELSGFGDEIDADPVVQVAVLQALGASAIEVRSAWGVNVVDLDEDQLAGLHRLLDERGQTVSAIASPIGKVPVDEPVEHEVSRLARAIRAAHALGTTNIRVFSFWFEGRTPDDVRDDVLVRMRALADLAEREGVTLLHENEKDIYGDVPARVLDVVESVGSSALRLAWDNANYVQCGVRPFTDGWEQLAPYVDYLQVKDALAADSSVVPAGEGDGELVETLTALRDAGYSGYASLEPHLSDFTSLGGFSGPAAFGRAGRAFRTLTDQIGVTLR from the coding sequence ATGACCGACCAGCCCAGTTGGGAACTCTCCGGTTTCGGCGACGAGATCGACGCCGACCCGGTCGTCCAGGTCGCGGTCCTCCAGGCGCTCGGCGCGAGCGCCATCGAGGTCCGCAGCGCCTGGGGCGTCAACGTCGTCGACCTCGACGAGGACCAGCTCGCCGGCCTCCACCGGCTGCTCGACGAGCGCGGGCAGACCGTGTCCGCGATCGCCTCGCCGATCGGCAAGGTGCCCGTCGACGAACCCGTCGAGCACGAGGTGTCACGGCTCGCCCGTGCGATCCGTGCCGCGCACGCCCTCGGCACGACGAACATCCGGGTCTTCTCGTTCTGGTTCGAGGGCCGCACGCCCGACGACGTCCGCGACGACGTCCTCGTCCGGATGCGGGCGCTGGCCGACCTCGCCGAGCGCGAAGGCGTGACCCTGCTGCACGAGAACGAGAAGGACATCTACGGCGATGTCCCCGCGCGCGTGCTCGACGTCGTCGAGAGCGTCGGTTCGTCCGCGCTCCGCCTGGCCTGGGACAACGCGAACTACGTGCAGTGCGGCGTCCGGCCCTTCACCGACGGCTGGGAGCAGCTCGCCCCGTACGTCGACTACCTGCAGGTCAAGGACGCCCTCGCCGCCGACTCGTCGGTGGTGCCAGCGGGCGAGGGCGACGGCGAACTCGTCGAGACCCTCACCGCGCTCCGCGACGCCGGCTACTCCGGGTACGCCTCGCTCGAGCCGCACCTCAGCGACTTCACCTCCCTCGGCGGGTTCTCCGGCCCCGCGGCCTTCGGCCGTGCCGGCCGGGCCTTCCGCACCCTCACCGACCAGATCGGAGTCACCCTGCGATGA